One genomic window of Desulfatibacillum aliphaticivorans DSM 15576 includes the following:
- the hrpA gene encoding ATP-dependent RNA helicase HrpA has translation MEKPKGSAPKRGRKPIRKTVPEKKSEEPANKAESKESLVRKSKRKEQSIRSRLPRAMGRDRHAVLRQLDRLRSPKISLDKKSKTLSALQNQVASSVKERKLREKSRPSFAYPEELPISGRSEEIVEAIQENQVVVITGETGSGKTTQIPKMCLAAGRGVDGLIGCTQPRRVAAVTVAQRIAEELGEDLGKSVGYKIRFKETGGKSEAPFIKIMTDGVLLAEFQHDPFFTKYDTIIVDEAHERSLNIDFILGILKNLLPKRPDLKVIITSATIDTEKFSKAFNDAPIVEVSGRMYPVEVRYEPLLTSGDENSDAGYVDGAVRAVETIFSRRPKGDILVFMPTESDIRETCDLLQARRFPNALILPLFGRLAGGEQARVFARHSGIKVVVATNVAETSITIPGIRYVVDTGLARISRYSPRTGTTSLPVDKISKSSADQRMGRCGRVAEGICIRLYDEEDYESRPQFTLPEILRANLAEVILRMVASRLPEVHNFPFVDPPDPRSIRDGFNVLRELGALLDPRPGEKTYTMTKKGRTMARLPVDPRISAILIEAHPRGCLAEALIIASALCIIDPRERPAEKALQADQAHRTFAHGSSDFLFYLNLWQAYFQHMDKVKSGNQMKKWSIANFLSYKRMREWRDVHQQLTAILIDEGFIKKTPPMPKAFEPGMEDCRYEPLHQSIASAYLSQVASKKDKNIYQGTKGREVMLFPGSFLFNHGGQWIVSAQMVHTSRLFARMAANILPEWLEEPAGPLCTRTYLEPHFEKNRGEVIAKEQVSLMGLIIIAGRPTSYGPINPQEATELFIQGALVECQTNEKFGFLAHNQKVLNEARDMEERLRRRDLVVDELGISRFYEQRLDTVYSIQSLKKIIKDKGGDSFLRMDVTDVMVRSPEAEDLSQYPNRLKVDGAKFKLQYRFDPGRPGDGVTIKIPQPLVSSVPPEPLEWVVPGLLPEKVTAMIKGLPKPLRVRLVPVNKTVDRVMDKLDKYKHLSMGAALSHAIHETMGIEIPAISWPGPSELPPHLTARLAVTDAKGRVVRFGRDVRELAQSMGEVKDLGHLEKLRNQWEKTGIKSWDFGDLPSSIPVKKGAPPAYVCLCPGDDCVDLKIVEDKVKAQATHKKGVAALCTLECAKDIKHIKKYLALKGNAAKHAAYFGGTKQMEQVLFDTLLERTLEKELHTEKDFREHVKTRIPALVAQGEKLVESTSRIMEAFHKTSARISELEAQCRNNKFGLAFLKNLRTAMTQLMPPNFPNLYDDARLAHMPRYLQAVTIRAERGLLDLDKDKAKAAQVREFEDHLRRLAKELGIKTTPEKRKAVEDFFWMIEEFKVSVFAQELKTPMPISPKRLQKRLSEIEMMV, from the coding sequence ATGGAAAAGCCCAAGGGGTCTGCGCCCAAACGCGGCCGAAAGCCTATCCGGAAAACCGTTCCCGAAAAAAAATCCGAAGAGCCCGCAAATAAAGCGGAGTCCAAAGAATCCCTTGTCCGGAAGAGCAAGCGCAAGGAGCAGTCCATCCGCTCCAGGCTGCCCAGGGCCATGGGCCGGGATCGCCACGCCGTCCTGCGCCAATTGGATCGCCTCCGCTCTCCCAAGATTTCCCTGGATAAAAAATCCAAGACCCTGAGCGCGCTGCAAAATCAGGTCGCCTCTTCCGTGAAGGAAAGAAAGCTGCGGGAAAAATCCCGGCCTTCGTTTGCCTATCCCGAAGAACTGCCTATCTCCGGCCGCAGCGAGGAAATCGTCGAGGCGATCCAGGAAAACCAGGTGGTGGTCATCACCGGCGAGACGGGCTCCGGAAAAACCACCCAGATCCCCAAAATGTGCCTGGCCGCCGGCCGGGGCGTGGACGGGCTTATCGGCTGCACCCAACCCCGGCGGGTGGCGGCCGTCACCGTAGCCCAGCGCATCGCCGAAGAGTTGGGCGAGGACCTGGGCAAGTCCGTAGGCTATAAAATCCGGTTTAAGGAAACCGGCGGCAAGTCCGAAGCCCCGTTCATCAAGATCATGACAGACGGCGTGCTTCTGGCCGAATTTCAGCACGATCCATTTTTCACCAAATACGACACCATCATCGTGGACGAGGCCCATGAACGCAGCCTGAACATCGACTTTATCCTGGGCATCTTAAAAAACCTGCTGCCCAAGCGCCCGGACCTGAAGGTGATCATCACCTCCGCGACCATTGACACGGAAAAATTTTCCAAGGCCTTTAACGATGCTCCCATTGTGGAAGTCTCGGGCCGCATGTATCCCGTGGAAGTCCGGTACGAGCCTCTTTTGACAAGCGGAGACGAAAACAGCGACGCAGGATACGTGGACGGCGCAGTCCGGGCCGTGGAGACCATTTTTTCCCGCAGGCCCAAAGGCGACATCCTGGTGTTCATGCCCACGGAAAGCGACATCCGGGAGACCTGCGACTTGCTTCAGGCCCGGCGCTTTCCCAATGCCCTGATCCTGCCCCTTTTCGGGCGGCTGGCCGGCGGCGAGCAGGCCCGCGTTTTCGCCCGGCATTCGGGAATCAAGGTGGTCGTGGCCACCAATGTGGCGGAAACCTCCATCACCATTCCCGGCATCCGGTACGTGGTGGATACGGGGCTCGCCAGGATATCACGCTACAGCCCCCGGACCGGCACCACCAGCCTGCCAGTGGACAAAATCTCCAAAAGCAGCGCGGACCAGCGCATGGGCCGCTGCGGCCGCGTGGCCGAAGGCATTTGCATCCGCCTCTATGACGAGGAGGATTACGAGTCCCGGCCCCAGTTCACCCTGCCGGAAATCCTCCGGGCCAACCTGGCCGAGGTCATCCTGCGCATGGTGGCTTCACGCCTGCCTGAAGTGCACAACTTTCCCTTTGTGGACCCGCCGGACCCGCGCAGCATCCGCGACGGTTTCAATGTGTTGCGGGAACTGGGCGCGTTGCTGGACCCCAGGCCCGGCGAAAAAACCTATACCATGACCAAAAAGGGCCGCACCATGGCCCGGCTGCCGGTGGATCCCAGGATCTCGGCCATTCTCATCGAGGCCCACCCCAGGGGATGCCTGGCCGAAGCGCTCATTATCGCCTCGGCCCTGTGCATCATCGATCCCCGGGAGAGGCCGGCCGAAAAAGCCCTGCAGGCGGATCAGGCCCATAGGACCTTCGCCCATGGATCGTCCGACTTTCTGTTTTACCTCAACCTGTGGCAGGCCTACTTCCAGCACATGGACAAGGTGAAGTCGGGCAATCAGATGAAAAAATGGTCCATCGCCAATTTCCTCTCGTACAAGCGCATGCGGGAATGGCGGGACGTGCATCAACAATTGACCGCCATCCTTATTGACGAAGGGTTCATTAAAAAAACGCCTCCCATGCCCAAGGCTTTTGAGCCCGGCATGGAGGATTGCCGGTATGAGCCCCTGCATCAGAGCATCGCCTCGGCCTACTTGTCCCAGGTGGCCTCCAAAAAGGACAAAAACATTTATCAGGGAACCAAGGGCCGGGAGGTCATGCTTTTTCCCGGATCGTTTTTGTTCAATCACGGCGGGCAATGGATCGTGTCCGCCCAAATGGTGCACACGTCCCGGCTGTTCGCACGCATGGCCGCAAACATCCTGCCCGAATGGCTGGAGGAGCCTGCAGGCCCCTTGTGCACCCGCACCTACCTGGAGCCTCATTTTGAAAAGAACCGGGGCGAGGTCATCGCCAAGGAGCAAGTGAGCCTCATGGGGCTCATTATCATCGCGGGCAGGCCCACGTCCTACGGGCCCATCAATCCTCAAGAGGCGACGGAGCTATTCATCCAGGGCGCTTTGGTGGAATGCCAGACCAACGAAAAATTCGGGTTTCTGGCCCATAATCAAAAAGTCCTGAACGAAGCCCGGGACATGGAGGAACGCCTTCGCAGGCGGGACCTGGTTGTGGACGAGCTGGGCATCTCCCGGTTTTACGAGCAGCGGCTGGACACGGTCTATTCCATCCAATCCTTGAAGAAGATTATCAAGGACAAAGGCGGGGACTCTTTTTTGCGCATGGACGTAACCGACGTCATGGTGCGCTCGCCCGAAGCCGAGGACCTTTCCCAATACCCCAACCGGCTCAAGGTGGACGGCGCCAAGTTCAAGCTCCAATACCGCTTCGATCCCGGCAGGCCGGGCGACGGCGTGACCATCAAAATTCCCCAGCCCCTGGTGTCCTCCGTGCCGCCCGAGCCTCTGGAATGGGTGGTGCCCGGCCTTTTGCCCGAAAAAGTCACGGCCATGATCAAAGGCCTGCCCAAGCCCTTGCGGGTCAGGCTGGTTCCCGTGAATAAAACCGTGGATCGCGTCATGGACAAGCTGGACAAATACAAGCATTTGTCCATGGGCGCGGCTTTATCCCACGCCATCCACGAAACCATGGGCATTGAAATCCCGGCCATATCCTGGCCCGGGCCGTCCGAGCTGCCTCCGCACCTCACCGCACGGCTGGCCGTCACCGACGCCAAGGGCCGCGTGGTCCGCTTTGGTCGGGATGTGAGGGAACTGGCCCAAAGCATGGGTGAAGTCAAGGACCTGGGCCATTTGGAAAAACTCCGCAACCAATGGGAAAAAACCGGCATCAAGTCCTGGGACTTCGGCGATCTGCCCTCAAGCATTCCGGTGAAAAAAGGCGCTCCCCCGGCGTATGTCTGCCTGTGCCCCGGCGACGACTGCGTGGATTTGAAAATCGTGGAGGACAAGGTCAAAGCCCAGGCCACCCATAAAAAAGGCGTGGCCGCCCTCTGCACCCTGGAGTGCGCCAAGGACATCAAGCACATCAAAAAGTACCTGGCCCTCAAAGGAAACGCCGCCAAACACGCAGCCTATTTCGGCGGAACCAAGCAGATGGAGCAGGTGCTTTTCGACACGCTTTTGGAACGCACCCTGGAAAAGGAGCTTCACACGGAAAAGGATTTCCGCGAGCATGTAAAAACCCGGATTCCCGCCCTGGTGGCTCAGGGGGAAAAGCTGGTGGAATCCACCTCACGGATCATGGAGGCCTTTCACAAAACCAGCGCTCGCATTTCTGAACTGGAGGCCCAATGCCGGAACAACAAATTCGGCCTGGCCTTCTTAAAAAATCTGCGCACGGCCATGACCCAGCTTATGCCGCCCAATTTTCCCAATCTATACGATGACGCCAGGCTGGCGCATATGCCCCGGTATTTACAGGCCGTCACCATCCGGGCCGAACGGGGCCTTTTGGACCTGGACAAGGACAAAGCCAAGGCCGCCCAGGTCAGGGAATTTGAGGATCACCTCCGCCGTCTGGCCAAAGAGCTTGGCATCAAGACCACGCCGGAAAAGCGTAAGGCCGTGGAGGATTTTTTCTGGATGATCGAGGAATTCAAGGTGTCGGTCTTCGCCCAGGAGCTTAAAACCCCCATGCCCATCTCTCCCAAACGCCTTCAAAAGCGCCTCTCCGAAATTGAGATGATGGTTTGA